One stretch of Weissella koreensis KACC 15510 DNA includes these proteins:
- a CDS encoding MarR family winged helix-turn-helix transcriptional regulator — translation MENREDVFMSAYIEVVNNFMRLNRAVVTNQFTGYTHVEVETVDLVGHLDEPNVTKIADETGMTRGGVTKLMNKLVNKDLVVSFQRPNNKKERYFKLTEAGKNLFARHADLHTDIVRRDQQIFDLLKEEELNEMLDFAGKLNQHFEQEMHKLNTSN, via the coding sequence ATGGAAAATCGAGAAGATGTATTTATGTCGGCCTATATTGAAGTAGTGAATAATTTCATGCGCTTAAATCGGGCGGTGGTGACTAATCAGTTCACGGGTTATACCCATGTAGAAGTTGAAACTGTTGATTTGGTGGGCCATTTGGATGAACCGAATGTAACTAAAATAGCTGATGAAACTGGTATGACACGTGGTGGAGTAACTAAATTAATGAATAAATTAGTTAATAAAGATTTGGTAGTTTCTTTTCAACGCCCCAATAATAAAAAAGAACGTTATTTTAAATTAACTGAGGCTGGTAAAAATTTATTTGCAAGACATGCAGATTTACATACTGATATTGTGAGGCGTGATCAGCAAATTTTTGATCTGCTTAAAGAAGAAGAATTGAATGAAATGCTTGATTTTGCGGGAAAATTAAATCAGCATTTTGAACAAGAAATGCACAAATTAAATACCTCAAACTAA
- a CDS encoding ArgE/DapE family deacylase, which produces MALLNESARIDILKKLVEIPSVNEHELDVANYLSEILAQYDIEAKIIKIGESRANLVAEIGTGAPVMAVTGHMDVVDPGNLDDWNSDPFTLTQKDGKLYGRGSSDMKSGLAALVIAMIEMKAQNKPARGTLRLLATLGEEVGEEGSQLFFEKGYMQDVDALLVAEPSGYQIAYAQKGSIDIKLTSKGTASHSSMPNFGYNALDPVISILAAVNEEFRAAEIPVNTVLGNVTVNTDILAGGVQVNSLPESAEAQINIRTIPEFNGKDVLNKFDAIVKKELQKSNQNYDVNMAKMLPIELKQADISYEVMMDEPAVISTKENDLIHLAQTIGEKYAGEKIPVLASPGITDASNLMRDQDDNVPFIVFGPGNTTSHTANEYVDQKMYLDFIELYIQLFDQYLAE; this is translated from the coding sequence ATGGCACTTTTAAATGAATCAGCACGAATTGATATTTTGAAAAAATTGGTGGAAATCCCATCAGTTAACGAACATGAATTGGATGTAGCAAATTATTTATCAGAAATTTTGGCGCAATATGATATTGAAGCTAAGATTATCAAGATTGGTGAAAGTCGAGCTAACTTAGTAGCTGAAATTGGGACTGGCGCACCAGTAATGGCTGTAACTGGACATATGGATGTAGTTGATCCTGGTAATTTAGATGATTGGAATAGCGATCCCTTTACCTTGACACAAAAAGATGGAAAATTATATGGCCGTGGTTCTTCAGATATGAAGAGCGGTTTGGCAGCCTTGGTCATTGCTATGATTGAAATGAAAGCACAAAATAAGCCAGCTCGTGGGACACTACGTTTATTAGCAACGCTAGGAGAAGAAGTTGGTGAAGAAGGATCACAACTATTTTTTGAAAAAGGATATATGCAAGATGTTGATGCTCTCCTAGTGGCAGAGCCATCTGGATATCAAATTGCGTACGCCCAAAAAGGATCAATTGATATTAAATTGACTTCGAAGGGAACGGCTTCACATAGTTCAATGCCAAACTTTGGTTATAATGCTCTTGATCCAGTGATTAGTATTTTGGCGGCCGTTAATGAAGAATTTAGAGCCGCTGAAATTCCCGTTAATACAGTCTTAGGGAATGTAACAGTAAATACTGATATTTTAGCGGGTGGGGTCCAAGTTAATTCATTACCTGAATCTGCCGAAGCTCAGATCAATATTCGAACGATTCCAGAATTTAATGGAAAAGATGTATTGAATAAATTTGACGCAATCGTTAAAAAAGAACTACAAAAAAGTAATCAAAATTATGATGTAAATATGGCTAAAATGTTGCCGATTGAATTAAAGCAGGCAGATATCAGCTATGAAGTAATGATGGATGAACCTGCTGTGATTTCAACCAAGGAAAATGATTTGATCCATTTGGCACAAACGATTGGTGAAAAGTATGCCGGTGAGAAGATTCCAGTCTTAGCATCCCCAGGAATCACAGATGCTTCGAATTTGATGCGCGATCAGGATGATAATGTTCCGTTTATTGTCTTTGGACCAGGAAATACGACCTCGCATACCGCTAATGAATACGTTGATCAAAAAATGTATTTGGATTTCATTGAATTATATATCCAATTATTTGATCAATATTTAGCTGAATAA
- a CDS encoding aldo/keto reductase translates to MYQADPNRYQEMEYRRTGHSGLMLPALSFGLWHNFGENNKFNNMQQLIFTAFDHGITHFDLANNYGPTPGAAEINFGKILHQDLKDYRDQLIISTKAGYEMWDGPYGNWGSRKSLLSSLDQSLNRLQLDYVDIFYHHRMDPETPLEETMLALAQAVKSGKALYVGLSNYDGPTLQRATELLDDLKVPFIINQNRYNLLDRTVEKNGLLSSVDDLQKGLITFSPLAQGQLTNRYLDGIPADSRIGHDPRFLNAKMLTSDKLAAIQKLNTMAVEHGITLAEMSLKWLLQKPEVTSVLIGSSKPDQIIDNIGVLAIADLTPVELAEIDRILAPIIK, encoded by the coding sequence ATGTATCAAGCAGATCCTAATCGCTATCAAGAAATGGAATACCGTCGGACTGGGCATAGTGGCCTCATGTTGCCTGCACTTTCATTTGGATTATGGCATAATTTTGGTGAAAATAATAAATTTAATAATATGCAACAATTAATTTTTACTGCATTTGATCATGGGATTACTCATTTTGATCTAGCCAATAATTATGGTCCTACTCCAGGCGCTGCTGAAATTAATTTTGGTAAAATTTTACACCAAGACCTTAAAGACTATCGGGATCAATTAATTATTTCAACTAAAGCTGGTTATGAAATGTGGGATGGGCCTTATGGAAATTGGGGTAGCCGTAAATCGTTACTCAGCAGCCTTGATCAAAGTTTAAATCGTCTGCAATTGGATTATGTTGATATCTTTTATCATCATCGCATGGATCCTGAAACACCATTGGAAGAAACAATGTTAGCTTTGGCTCAAGCAGTAAAAAGTGGAAAAGCCTTATATGTCGGTCTTTCCAACTATGATGGTCCAACGTTGCAACGGGCAACTGAACTTTTAGATGATTTAAAAGTTCCATTCATTATCAATCAGAATCGATATAATCTATTGGATCGCACAGTAGAAAAAAACGGGCTATTAAGCAGCGTTGATGATCTTCAAAAAGGTCTGATTACCTTTAGCCCACTTGCTCAAGGTCAATTAACTAATCGTTATCTCGATGGAATTCCTGCTGATAGTCGAATTGGTCATGATCCACGCTTTTTGAACGCTAAAATGTTAACATCAGACAAATTAGCTGCCATTCAAAAATTAAATACAATGGCAGTTGAACATGGAATTACTTTAGCTGAAATGTCACTAAAGTGGCTACTTCAAAAACCAGAAGTCACAAGTGTCTTAATCGGTTCAAGTAAACCCGACCAAATTATTGATAATATCGGCGTTTTAGCTATTGCTGATTTAACACCAGTAGAATTAGCAGAAATTGATCGTATTTT
- a CDS encoding threonine/serine ThrE exporter family protein, translating to MDNKQSEQSIRERMEVMADAASLLLLGGAESFRIEETIEYIGTALELPVTCIVTLTSVSISANQIIATKVVKTRLSGFNLQTVDEVNNFSRKLTSHDMDFDEFKNEIQKIKKEVISFKGWQKVLAAGMVSLTPLLVNEANPNAYLAMFLVGAFSYFCFNQINKLSLNTYFSEFVGGMMIGLLAGVMASVFPKLGMHNIIFGAIMPLVPGLAITNALREIVDGQIISGIVRSIDAIFALVALSLGAAAGNFMIKLVFGG from the coding sequence ATGGATAATAAACAAAGTGAACAAAGTATTCGGGAAAGAATGGAAGTAATGGCCGATGCGGCATCTTTATTATTACTAGGTGGGGCAGAATCATTTCGGATCGAAGAAACAATTGAATATATTGGAACTGCTCTAGAATTGCCAGTGACATGTATCGTAACTTTAACGTCAGTTTCTATTTCAGCTAATCAAATCATAGCAACAAAGGTTGTTAAAACGCGATTATCAGGTTTTAATCTTCAAACTGTGGATGAGGTCAATAACTTTTCACGAAAGCTTACTAGCCATGATATGGATTTTGATGAATTTAAAAATGAAATTCAAAAAATCAAGAAAGAAGTAATTTCATTTAAAGGATGGCAAAAAGTACTCGCTGCCGGAATGGTTTCTTTAACCCCATTATTAGTGAATGAGGCGAATCCCAATGCTTATTTGGCAATGTTTTTAGTTGGAGCATTTTCTTATTTTTGTTTTAATCAAATTAACAAACTCAGCTTAAATACATATTTTAGTGAATTTGTTGGGGGTATGATGATTGGATTATTAGCAGGAGTCATGGCTAGTGTTTTCCCAAAATTAGGAATGCATAATATTATTTTTGGAGCAATTATGCCTCTAGTCCCAGGATTAGCGATCACGAATGCTTTACGGGAAATCGTAGATGGCCAAATCATTTCGGGGATTGTTAGATCGATTGATGCCATCTTTGCATTAGTTGCTTTATCACTTGGGGCAGCGGCAGGTAATTTCATGATCAAGCTAGTGTTTGGAGGATAA
- a CDS encoding threonine/serine exporter family protein has protein sequence MDYISIGLAFLSSYFYGVIANVPKRALLSSGFTGAISWATYLFVVQSIDNVFLANIVAAFLIGVVGLVFAKRKKVPSLMIYVGTLIPLVPGGMAFETVTSFTKGNINAGVAGVFNTLVIAIGLVCGFSIASLGLNLRKKEIFKGHRK, from the coding sequence ATGGATTATATTTCAATTGGGTTAGCTTTTTTATCAAGTTATTTTTATGGTGTAATTGCTAATGTTCCAAAACGGGCTCTTTTATCATCTGGATTCACGGGAGCCATTTCGTGGGCAACATATCTTTTTGTAGTTCAAAGCATTGATAATGTTTTTCTAGCGAATATCGTTGCAGCTTTTTTGATTGGGGTAGTTGGATTAGTTTTTGCTAAAAGAAAGAAGGTTCCTTCACTAATGATTTACGTGGGTACCTTAATTCCATTGGTCCCAGGGGGAATGGCATTTGAAACGGTGACCAGTTTTACCAAGGGAAATATTAATGCTGGAGTGGCAGGAGTCTTTAATACATTGGTGATTGCGATTGGCTTAGTTTGTGGTTTTTCAATTGCTTCATTGGGATTGAATCTGCGAAAAAAAGAAATTTTTAAAGGACATAGAAAGTAA
- a CDS encoding DHA2 family efflux MFS transporter permease subunit encodes MFKQTQKFPKELVTIAWVLVLGTMAPMLDSTMVNIAINQLGQEFQASLGLVQWVMISFILAMGAAVPFSSWLVDRFSGRTIYLWSEIGFGLASLLAGLSANIYMLISMRIIQGLFSGLLITVMFTLLVELFGGAKMGQVMSIIGVPMTLGPMLGPIFGGLIVQTSSWRWMFFVNVPIVMIAIIGLIRMVPKSSPQRRLDHFDFLGITLLVVIAVSLILGITKASMTGTFLQIATLRLVGIGLLASIIYVFYALKTKYTVVLPLHLFKYHNFSGAMLGDLLAGFITTGPMLLFPLYFQDVRGDSLIIAAIALIPQSLGMLMARGMIGRMIDQIGARIVIILGVIITVIGTLPLVYLGQTTASWLLMLIMFIRGIGGAGVKSALQADVYVGIDKIDVGAASIGAKLFEQVGSAFGAAVLATVVTGYTVIHPVNQPNQLIGAYQYGFLYATIFSLLILIPAFMMTNRVKK; translated from the coding sequence ATGTTCAAACAAACACAAAAATTTCCAAAGGAGCTAGTTACGATAGCATGGGTGCTCGTACTTGGAACAATGGCACCGATGCTAGATTCTACAATGGTTAATATTGCCATCAATCAACTAGGTCAAGAGTTCCAAGCTTCACTAGGGTTAGTTCAGTGGGTTATGATAAGTTTCATTTTAGCGATGGGGGCTGCCGTTCCGTTCTCAAGTTGGTTGGTGGATCGCTTTTCGGGAAGAACGATTTATTTATGGTCTGAAATTGGATTCGGATTAGCGTCACTATTAGCTGGATTATCAGCCAATATATATATGTTAATTAGCATGCGAATAATTCAAGGTTTATTTTCGGGCCTATTAATTACAGTTATGTTTACGTTATTAGTTGAATTATTTGGAGGCGCTAAAATGGGACAAGTTATGTCCATTATTGGAGTGCCTATGACTCTAGGACCGATGCTAGGACCGATATTTGGTGGGCTCATTGTCCAGACTAGTTCATGGCGATGGATGTTCTTTGTAAATGTGCCTATTGTGATGATTGCGATTATCGGTTTAATTAGGATGGTACCTAAAAGTAGCCCACAGCGTCGGCTAGATCATTTTGACTTTTTAGGAATAACTTTATTAGTGGTGATTGCAGTAAGCCTAATTTTAGGAATTACCAAAGCTAGTATGACAGGAACTTTTCTTCAAATAGCAACTTTACGCCTAGTTGGAATAGGGTTACTAGCCAGCATAATTTATGTTTTTTACGCCTTGAAGACAAAATATACCGTGGTTTTACCACTGCATTTATTTAAATATCATAATTTTTCAGGGGCGATGCTTGGTGATTTATTAGCTGGATTTATTACTACTGGTCCGATGCTATTATTCCCTCTTTATTTTCAAGATGTTCGAGGTGATAGTTTGATCATTGCTGCCATAGCTTTGATTCCGCAAAGTTTAGGAATGTTGATGGCGCGGGGAATGATTGGCCGTATGATTGATCAAATCGGTGCACGAATCGTTATTATCTTGGGAGTTATTATTACCGTAATTGGAACGCTACCCTTGGTTTATTTGGGTCAAACAACAGCTAGTTGGTTATTAATGTTAATCATGTTTATTCGCGGAATTGGTGGTGCTGGAGTTAAGTCTGCCTTGCAAGCCGACGTTTATGTAGGGATTGATAAAATTGATGTGGGAGCAGCATCGATTGGTGCTAAATTATTTGAACAAGTAGGTTCGGCTTTTGGAGCAGCAGTACTAGCAACCGTAGTGACGGGGTATACCGTGATACATCCGGTCAATCAGCCAAATCAATTAATTGGCGCGTATCAATATGGATTTTTATATGCTACAATTTTTTCATTATTGATTTTAATACCTGCTTTCATGATGACTAATCGGGTGAAAAAATGA
- a CDS encoding NAD(P)H-binding protein codes for MTTYAITSVTGRFGQVAIKQLNQLINPEDKIIGLARNVSKAKAMVPENVIVKKGDFNEHTTLQESLVGVDKLLFISSQPGQAVSRSTQHLNVVNAAKKAGVKFIAYTSFPHADTANTPLAMDHQKTEKALLDSGIKTSFLRNNWYLENELMTLKTAADQKTFVDATNNQLVGWALEKEYAQAAAEVLTLADPKSIYELSGSARTYTDLINNMDANINVKEASLKQLSFELIAAHYNEDQINGIIFNQTLISEGALAQTSSDLTELLGHPLTNIKDALNQLLN; via the coding sequence ATGACAACTTATGCAATTACTAGTGTAACCGGCCGCTTTGGTCAGGTTGCAATTAAACAACTCAACCAACTTATTAACCCTGAGGATAAAATTATTGGGCTAGCACGTAATGTTTCAAAAGCTAAAGCTATGGTTCCCGAAAACGTTATCGTTAAAAAAGGGGATTTCAATGAACATACTACCTTGCAAGAATCATTAGTTGGGGTAGATAAACTACTATTTATTTCATCACAACCGGGACAAGCTGTTAGTCGCAGTACCCAACACCTCAACGTGGTGAACGCAGCTAAAAAGGCCGGCGTTAAGTTCATCGCTTATACTAGTTTTCCACATGCTGACACTGCTAATACTCCCTTAGCTATGGACCATCAAAAAACAGAAAAGGCGCTGCTTGATTCTGGAATTAAAACTTCATTTTTACGCAATAACTGGTACTTAGAAAATGAACTTATGACTCTTAAAACTGCTGCTGATCAAAAAACATTCGTTGATGCAACTAATAATCAACTCGTTGGATGGGCCCTAGAGAAAGAATATGCGCAAGCTGCTGCTGAAGTCTTAACATTGGCAGATCCCAAATCTATTTATGAATTATCAGGTTCTGCACGTACTTACACAGACCTCATCAATAATATGGATGCTAATATTAATGTAAAAGAAGCTTCCCTTAAACAACTTAGTTTTGAGCTAATTGCTGCTCATTATAATGAAGACCAGATTAACGGGATTATTTTTAATCAAACCCTTATCTCTGAAGGCGCTTTAGCTCAAACTTCATCAGATCTTACCGAATTATTAGGACACCCGCTAACCAATATAAAGGATGCCTTAAATCAACTATTAAATTAG